The Nocardioides houyundeii genome includes the window CACGTTGCTCCAGGTGAACGCCTCGGCCAGGGTCTCGGTGGTCAGCGACATGCCGACCCGCCCGGGCACGTCGTAGAGCATGACCGGCAGGTCGGTGGCCTCGGTGACGGTACGGAAGTGGTGCAGCACCCCGCGCTGGGAGGGCTTGTTGTAGTACGGGGTGACCAGCAGGACGCCGTCCGCGCCGATCTTGGCGGCGTTGAGGGCCAGCTCGACGGAGTGCGAGGTCGCGTTGGTGCCCACCCCGGCGATCACGGTGGCCCGGTCGCCGACGGCGTCCTTGACGGCGCGCAGCAGCTGGGCGTCCTCCTCGACGGTGGTGGTCGGCGCCTCCCCGGTGGTCCCCGACACGACGACCCCGTCGTTGCCGTGGTCCACCAGGTGCGAGGCGATCCGCGCGGTGCCCTCGAGGTCGATCGAGCCGTCGTCGTGGAAGGCCGTCGCCATCG containing:
- the dapA gene encoding 4-hydroxy-tetrahydrodipicolinate synthase, which codes for MTTAPAAPFGRMLTAMATAFHDDGSIDLEGTARIASHLVDHGNDGVVVSGTTGEAPTTTVEEDAQLLRAVKDAVGDRATVIAGVGTNATSHSVELALNAAKIGADGVLLVTPYYNKPSQRGVLHHFRTVTEATDLPVMLYDVPGRVGMSLTTETLAEAFTWSNVIAVKDALGDLVRASKLAQMGYAVYSGDDVATLGFLAHGGCGLVSVVGHVAGRELASMIETFLSGDHAPALATFNRLIPAFEAVMGVPNYGATTAKAALQLQGVLENRHVRGPLVPLDETEYAALREGLLAAGLI